Part of the Ruegeria sp. AD91A genome, CCGAAACGGGGCGCCTTGTTCAGGCGGATGCGACCAGTGGATTGACTCAAAATTCTCCAACTTCAGCGTCGACCCACAGTTGAAGATCTCCACCGAACAACAGGCAGCGATTTGCCCCAAATGATATTGGGAGGACTATCCAAATGAAGTTCATTCTTCTGGGGTCACTAGCTTTCATTGCACCCACTGTCTTGTGGGCGAACGACGATGTTCTCGGTGAAGCCACGACATTTGATAGTCCCAACGGCGTTACTGAACGCTGTATTCGGATCGAAAAAGTTCCAACGGGCGAGTATAAGAAAAGCGATCTTGAGGTGGAAACGGCCTATTGCGAGATCGATTTCTATGCCTCCGAAATTGCTATTTGCCCAAAAACCTGGAGCACCAGCCCAGGAATGGCAGTCTACGATATTTCGGAAGGACCTTACGTGGGGAACCGTTCTGAATTCGAGAGAAACGCTTGCAAGGAAGGGAAGGCGGCAAAAGATCTCGCTAAGGACAGGGTGGCTAAATTCAAGTCCACCATGAACCAAAAAGGCACCAGTGGAACTTTTTCCACGTCTTCACTGCTTTACTATCATTTCTCCAGATATTTCGACGCGACTGTAAAAGTTCCAGTCGCCGTTTGGCGTAGCATGGACGCCCAGGCGCATTTTTCCGAGGTCGCCGAGCCTGGCCTTGCGATTTCTGGTGGCTCTCATGGCGGGCGAATGAACCACGAAGGCTGGCGGGTCTTCGCAGCTGCGGATGCTGACCCGAACTCATACCAGCCAACCGACGATCTGTTCACCGCAGATCGAACGCAAATATACGGTGTGCTGCTTGATAGCCCTGGGCATCGATACGGCTCGGAAATCAACGGCACCCGTAAATCTGGTTGGGGGAAAGGTCAGAACCGCGATTTTCAGGAAACTCCTGCTTTCTTGGCTTTGCGTTCTTCAAAACCCTTGCCAGAGGCCATTGTAGAGGGCGTCAGAGAAGGTCGAAGAGACCGGATGATCAACAAGGATCTCGGTCCCGATGTCAGCGACCAACAGATGGCATTTTGGATGCAAGAACTTACCGAGATTGTTCTCCTCGATTTCATCTTTAGCCAGCAGGACCGCGTAGGAAACATAGACTTCACACCCTATTGGTATTGGGTCGAAGACGGAAAGCTGAAGCATAAGAAAGCCAAGCACCATGAGCCAAACGATGGAGACGTTCCCGCCGACGCGTTATTGATCCGTCGCAGCAATCTAAACGACAACGATGCTGGTGGGCGTGTCGAGTATGCCAACTTCGCGAAATCTACACAAATGCTGGAGAAAATTCGCCACTTCTCTCCAAGCACATATCGGAGCTTGGTTGCATTGAATAGTGATCTTCAAACCCAAGGCTCGGTCTATGACTGGCTATCGCAAAGCTTTGGGTTGTCAGACAGTCAGATTGCACAGGTTGTCAAAAATACTGCGCTGGCAACGGCCATCGTCCAGAGCAATTGTTTAAATGGCGATTTGACGTTCGACTTGGATCCTGTCGCATTCTTTTTGAGAAACGACACCGAGGTAGAGGCTGTGGACTGTTATGAACCGTAGGTGTTCTGCTCTTATTGCGGTGTTCATTTGGACCGCTCTGCTCGCCTGCAAAGCGGCGGCATTGGATGTTATCGTCATATCAGATCTGAACGGAAGCTATGGTTCGGTAAGATACGATGCCCGCGTCGACAAGGCGATTGAGCGGATAGTCGAGATTGATCCAGATCTGGTTATTTCGACCGGAGATATGGTTGCGGGACAGCGCATTCCCAACTTGTCCGACAAACAGGTCAGGGATATGTGGAAGGCGTTTCACGAGGCCGTATCAGATCCTTTAGAGGCTACCGGCATTCCATTTGCGGTCACGCCAGGAAACCATGATGCCTCTGCGTACCGTGGGTTCGAGCGTGAAAGAAAAATATACGCAGAGGAATGGACTCCGAGAAAACCAGACGTCGATTTCCTGGTTTCGGATGACTACCCGTTCTTCTACGCGTTTGAGATGCAGGGCGTAACGTTTGCGTCTTTGGACGCTACGACCTTGGGACCTCTATCCGGCGACCAGCAGGACAGACTTGAGGAACTGGGGGCAAATGGAGACCCGATTGTCACTTTCAGTCACCTCCCACTCTGGCCCTTCGCGATCCAGCGCGAACGCGAAATCATCGGTGACCCAACACTTGAAAAAATCTATCTGGAAAGCGGTGTTGTTCTGCATCTGTCAGGCCACCATCATGCCTTCTACCCCGGTTGGAAAGACGGTGTGGCTTATGTCTCTCAAGCTTGTTTGGGAGGTGGTCCGCGGCGGCTTATTGGCGATAGCGCCAGATCACCTCACAGCTTCACTCATGTTACGTTCCAGCCGAACGGAGAGTTTGGGATAGCAGTATATCGAGGGCCCGATTTCGAAAGGTCGGTAAACTTCAAGTCACTCCCAAATGAGATCAGATCCCCGAATGCTGTGTTGAAACGTTTGGACCTTGTTAAATGACTAGAGGTTGAGTTTCAGTTCGACTTTTTCTGGGACCAGATCGTTTACCATCTCTTCGATCCGGGCTTCTGAAAGCCCTCCCGAGGTGATGAAAAGCAATGAGACGCGAGACTTTCCGGGGACGTGGTGTTTTCTGACCAACTTCCAGCCAGCGTCTGCGGCCATAGCTTCAATGGCGCCGCTGACGTTCAATGAGTGTTCTTCGTCTGAAGCTTTGAGCGAAATTTCTACACCCTTGTTTCGTCCACCGAGCCAAATGAAACACCAACATACAACCGCCACCAGTGTGGCCATCAGCGGCAAGCCCAAACCGACCGCAAGACCAAGAACGGTCACGATTATCATTTCGACAGTGTCCACCGGATCATCGAGATTGGAGCGGAACCTGAGCAACGCGCCGATGCCAAAGATAACGAAACCGATCATTGAACCGTGCTGAACTACCAGAAAACCAACCGCCATACCGATAAGCGCATACAGGAAGAAAAGCCTTGGCATAACTATGTCGCGGACGCTTCTACGGGCTTTACGTCTCACCGGATGATAGACGATCAAGCCAGCCAGAATGATCGTGACAATCACATCGAGCGTGAAGAAATACAGTTCCTGTTTGCCACGAAACTGCGTCCACCGGCGTTCGATAACGATTTCCGACCCCGAAGCCCCGGCCAGCATCGTCGCAGGATCGACTTGTGACACCGCAGCACCTGGCAACAACAGCATCAACAACACGGTCACAAATGTGAGGGTCGTATTCAACTTGTCTTCCTTCCTGCTCACGCCAAAGGCTTACGCTTAACCAAAGGCACATCATGCCCTATTCAATTCAATCGCAACAGGCGGGATCAGGTAAAGAGATTACAGTGCATTCTTCGGACATCGTATCCGGACTGTGATACGAACGCTGATACAGGGATGTGGTCCAAACGCGAGAGAATCCAATGACAGAACACAAGCTGCTTCGGTCGAAACTTGGGTTTTCACGGTGCTTCCCCAAGCTTGGAACACTAGCTTCTTATGCAAGCACGACTGTTTCATTTCTGGCATGGATCGAACTCGCCCACGCCGAGAGTCCCGGTTTGACTCTCATCGACTCCTTCAAGGTGGCTGATAAATCGGAAGGCTTCTCGGAGCCTTCCGGATTGTCTCTGTCCAACGCGGAAGGCTTCTTATGGTCAGTAAGCGACGCTGAACCTAAACTGCACCTACTTGGAATCGACGGGGCATTAGGAAACTCATTCAAGCTGCCTTCATTGGCGGGATCAGATCTGGAGGGCGTCGCATCACGAAAAGATGGGTCTGTTTTAGTACTTCAGGAAACTGATCGATCAATTCTAGTCGTTCACCCGACTGACCCCATTCAACTAACTACAATCCCTCTCACATCTCTCAAAGGCTACTCGGACGCCGCTGAATTGCTCGTCGGTAACCCTTTGAACAAGGGACCTGAGGGCATCGCCGTCGACCCGGAATCCGGGCGGGTCTTCATTGGCATTGAGGGACAACCAAGGTTGTTAATGGTCGTATCACCAGAGCTAGATGAAATTGTTGAGATGATTCCTTTAGCCCGCGATGCAGGTTTTATCTCCGAGCGTGTAGATGATGATGAACTGGATTTGAGCGGCCTAGCATGGTCCCCGTCCTCACGTTCTCTTTGGATTGTAAGTGACAAAGGCCGTCAAATCTTCGTCTACAATCCAGAGTCCAAGTCCGTAAAGTCTATCAGTTTGACATTCACAGAAGATGGCAAACAAAAGGAAGTTAAACATCCCGAAGGAATCGCTCTCGATGAGACCAAAGGGCTTCTCTATGTCCTAACAGACGATGCCAAGAAATCGCGGCTTTATGTTTTTGAGCAACCGGAATTGTGAGGACTGTCCTACTAGTTCTCTACTCTAACTTGTTGAAAAGCCGGGTTGAGTAATTGAGCGCCGTCGTATGTGCGGCGTATTAAGTAAATCTGCGTTCTGTTCACTGTGTTTCTTAAAAGCATCACCCATCAATACATTCGAGTAGCGTCAGGTTCACACATGCGAACCACATAATAACATTGGACTTCAACATGCTCAGTCACTTTAAGGTTGTCAAAAATGCGCGTATTCAGCTCAGTTGTTTTTGCGATCATTTGCTCTCTTGTGGCCACTGCATCAGTTCCAAGAAGTAGCATTGCCCAAACCTGGGACATCGCATCCCAGCACTCGGTCAGCGGCGTAACGGTGTATGATGCGGATGAGCTGTTAACTTTTGCCGGTCAATTGGCCTTCAATCGGTCAGGACGCATCACAGCGGTGGAGGTCGCATCAACGATCACTCAGATCTACCGAGAAGACGGTTACTTCTTGGCTGAGGCCTGGCCCGGTCCCGATGGGCAGAGCATAATTGTTGATGAAGGGCGCATTCAAACCATCGAAATTGAAGGCGTAGATACGCGCACGTTCCAAACCCTAGAAAAGATCTTTCGCCCCCTCACCACCGCATACCCAATAACTCTCAAGCGATTTGAGCGGGCGGTTATGTTGGCCGAGGACATACCCGACTTGGACGTGTCGACTGAACTTGATTATCCGGATCAGGCTGGTGCTCGGCTGAGAGTATTGGGAGAGCCACTGCGAAAACAAGCCGGTAGTGCGACACTCGACAACCCTCCGCGTGAGCTTGGAGAAGCGCTCAGCTTCTATGTCGTACAAGAGTTTTATTCAACGCTGACCGTCGGGGATTTGCTGCGATTTGAAGGATCAGGCAATTACAATTGGGACAAAGACGATGAACACTCTTTATGGGGCGCTCTTACCTATCGCACGCCGCTGAACAGCAATGGTCTGTACGGTGAGATCTTCTACGGGAACATAAACGCAAAACGTGACCTCTCGGGGGACTTTGCGAGAACAGATATTGACGGCGAGAACTTCACAGTCGCGATGGGTTACCCCGTGATCCGCGATGTGGCCCGTTATGGGTATCTTCTGCTGGACTATCGCCTTTCAAAAGCGGACTCAGTCAGTGGTGGCGTTCCACTATCCAGTGACGCGAGTGTCGTTGGCCTTACATATCTTTACGGGCAAAACTATCCAAAGGGACAAGCTCTGGAAGCGGGGCTAACCTTATCTTTTGGCGATAATGACAATGAAACGACAGACGCGAGTTTTGACGACGGAGACTCCTCGTTCTGGCATCTACGAGGCGGCGTCGGATACGAAAGCCCTCTAACGGGCTTGTCGCCCAACACAGCTTGGCGCACCGAGATCTGGGGGCAGTACACAACAGACCGGCTGCCCTCAGTCGAAGAGTACTTCCTTGGTGATCGTTATGCTTTGCGCGGATATCGTTTTGACGAAGTGGATGGTGATTCCGGGATTTCCGCGATTTTCGAAGTGTCTCATTCCTACTTCCCCAGTTCCCAGAGCATACATCGCTTAACGCCCTTTGCCTTTTTCGACGTGGGGTACATCTCGAACAATGACCCTGCGAGTTTTGAAGTTGATAATGCTACACTGGCTTCGACAGGTCTGGGTTTGGACATTGAGTTTAAGCAAAATCTATTCCTGTCCGGATATGTCGGTGTCCCTTTGAGAGACGGCCCTTTGACCGACTCTGGCGATCCTGGCGCGTATCTTGCTCTGACAACAAGTTGGTGAGGATGTTATGAAACTGAACCGAACTGCTGTACTTACCGCAACTTGTCTAATTGCAGAACTGGCCGCTACTCAGGTCTTTGCCCGCGGAAATCACTACGGGTGGTGCCGAGGCGTAGGGAACCCACACCAGTCGAGCCAAGGATGCGGGCAGGCTGGTGGGCAAGGGGCAGGTAATCAAGTTACTGGCCCAACTCAGCCGGTGGCAAATCAGTTACCGCCTAAGGGAACGCAGCAAACGCCCACGTCCGTTACTGTTCCAGTCCTTGCGCCGGGCGCGGTCCCGAACGCGATTCCCAATCAAGTTCCTATCGCGACACCAATAGCGGTTCCCGGTCAGGTTCCCACGCCGGTAGTAGCGCCGACCCTAACTCCGCCTCTGGCACCAAACGCGACACCAAACCGGGTTCCGACAGCTGTTCCAAATCAGGTTCCGCCATTGGCTACTGGTCCCACCGCGGTGCCGCCGCAAGTTCCGACTGCAACTCCCAATCAAGTTCCGATAGCTATCCCTGGCCAGGTTCCGCCTCAACCAACCGGCCCAACAGCGGTGCCGCCACTTGTGCCCACCGCAACACCAAACCAAATACCGGTCGCAGTTCCTGGTCAGGTCCCACCTCAGCCCACCGGTCAAACTGCTGTGCCACCGCTCGTCCCGACTGCAACACCAAACCAGATTCCGGTCGCAGTGCCCGGCCGTGTTCCGCAACCCAGCGGTACTACGGCGACACCACCGCTTGTCCCAACCGCAACCCCCAATCAGGTTCCCACGGCAGTTCCTGGCCAGGTTCCACAGTTGACACCAAAACCTACGGCAACTCACGTGGCAGTCCCAGGACATCCGAAACCACAAGGCGTCGTGACAATCATGCGCCCAAAGCCGAGGCCGACAACCGGTACTGTCCAGCAACCTGGCACAACACAAGTGACCCACCATTTAACCCACCAAAGCAATGCAAAGAAACACGATCACGTGGCAGCAACACCTGGGCGGCATGATCCGCACGACCTTCCAAGGTTCCGCAACGCGGCGGCCAAGGAAGACTGGGAATGCGTTGCCAGCGGATTTGGACAGCGCCGTTATGATGCTGGGCGAGGCGTGTTGCTGAACAACGGAGCGTTGCGGCACCTCGGAAACGTGGACGCAATGGCACGCGATGTACCGGCACGACATCCAAAACACTCTGGCTGCATTATTTCGGTCAAACGAAAGCAGCAGTAGCGCCAGTCTGGTAAAGGCACATCTTGAAACCTTAGAGGAATTCTTCCGTGTGGGAAGCTGGTTTCCAACCAAGGTTAAGTTGACGAATAGACATCAACCGAAGGTGTCATCTCTCAGAAGGTTAATGAGGCATATGCCAAGTTGAGATGTCTCATCAGAGATGTATCGCCGGAGATTATGACTGGCGAGCACCGAAAAATAATGTAGTAAGCGATCATTGTAGCTGATTGTGAGATTGCAGCTCAGTCCAAAACCTATCAATTTCCAATGTTCGTGAACTTGCACGATAATCGCCGGTACAGATCGGTCCACTTAACGTCAAGCCAAACTGTTGATAGTCCGCGCCGTTAGGGTCAAACGGTAATAAGTTACACGCTATTTCTACAAGAGGTCCTAGCTGGAAGGGTAAATTCTCAATCCACAACGTATTGTCTTCGAAATACGCTACCCGGTTACCCTCCGGACTTATTGAAATTTCACTTGCCGCGCATGTTGGCGTAGACCAGATGGAGTCTCCACTTTCCAACGAATTAATTGAATAGAAGTTTTGAGTTTGCCATTTACCCAAAAATAACTCTGGTATAATCCAACCTCCCTCTTGGCCTATTTTCAAACCTTCAGCTAGTCGAAAATACTCTCCTTTCGTGTCCATTCCGGAGATCACCTTGCCACTTTCGTAGTTGATAAAAACTGCCGGTCCTGAGTCTGTTAAAATAAAGTATGTCAGTTTTTCATCAACAACTGTCACAGGGTTCATGGGTTCTCCGCTCGGTAGTTTGTATGGTTGCAACATGGAAATCCAAGACCCGTCACGCTCTAAATTGGCTGCGATCTCTCCGGACAAAACTCTGAGGTCCTGTTCTTCTTGCAAGGTAATAACCGGATTAATTACACGGTTTCCAACCTCCAATATGTATGGTTCTCCGGTTCCTTTTGCGAAATACTGAACAAATCGGGCGTCTGGTGAAACGTTCACGCTCACCCCCCCTGAATAGGGTCTAGAAGCCGGCGGATTCAGACTTTGCGTCCAAGTTGATCCGGTTGCTATATCTAAGACTGTGACGTCGTTAGTGTCTGCCCAAACCAGCGTGTTTTCATCCCGCCATGAAATGTCTGCGCCGCTCGCCGATTCAGCCAAAATCGCATCACGCATTCGGCTGACTTCATAGATTGAAATGAAACCTACGGCAGGAAGACCCGAATCTTCGTCCACATTAACAACTGAGATACAACGACCATGCCTCTTTTCGAAGTCGGCGCCATAGACACGAAGTGTTTTTAACAACTTACCATCAAAGCCTATGTCAAAGTACTTGTGATCTACCCAATATAATCCATTTTCGTTCTCGTTCGGTAACTGAGTAGAAAACCCGTCTTCCGAGAATTCGTAGTGTTCGTTGGGTCCAAGAGAGAAGCTTGTCACTTCCCCCAGCAAACCAGATAGGCGATCAGCGGAGTCTTTAGCGCCTGATGTTTCGAGAAGAAAGCGACCCCAAGACATGACTTGGATCGTGGTGTTTTCCCAAGTATCAAATTGGCTGTTATTCCGAAAAAATCCACTTAGTAGGTTGGAGTGCTCCGACAGATTTCTTTCTGAAGCTACAGCAACCGAAGAAAAGTCACCATTCGGTTTTACCTCGTTCCAAAAATCGGGGAAGTTCCCCAAGTTTATTGGGTTCTCCTTTAAACTGGGAAACAAAATCGCTGTTTTCGGATAAAAACTAGGATGACTGGAGAGCGAAACAAACACACGATCACCCCCGGCTTCCATAGTTACGCTTCTTGGAATACCCCCTAGTTCCGTCGTCAATCGATGCTCGAGCTTCCGTTCACCAAACGGAGTCTCGTTCGAAGCATCTAGATCAAGAATACTAAGTCCCCAATCGCCCCAAAAAACTATGGATTCGGAATCTGGATCAATGGTGAATTCAATATTTGACAGTGTGCCTTCTCTCGGGAAAATTGTTGTGGAGAATAAACTCTGATCGTGGGTATCGAGTACGTAGACTTCAACTTGCCGTTTTCGGGCATCTGCTTCGTCAACGCCATAGTTCGTCTGTTCTGGGTCGGCCTGGAGACGAACTATCAAATACTTTCCGTCGCTGGATGTTTCGAAGGCAGTTAACCTAGTTTGCTCATTCGGTGTATTCGGAAGCGGCGGTAGTTCAACGGGCAAAAAGTTGTGCTTGCCCACAAGTTTTTTTCTTTCAACATCGTAGGTATAAACGGAGTTGTCCCTGTCGATCAAATAGGCAAATGAACATGAAGCATCCATGGCGATATTTTTCCATTTGCCAAGTATTCTTGCACGTTCGTTGTGATCAAAGATTGATCTTGCCAGAACGGTTCTTACACTCGGATTCTCAGTAATTGCATCGGCGTCGTGTAATCTAGGAATTGCATCCAATGCTACTATCATCGCCTCTGTAGTCTTGCCTTCAGCCAAAAATTGTGCAGCCGATGCAGCCTTTTGATCCAGCAATGCCTGGCTAGCATTATTCGCGCTTATCTGTGCTTGTTTTCTGGCATTGGCCTCATCTTGATAAAGGTTCCAAACCCAAACTGATGCCAGGACCACTGGCGCAACATAGACCGTCAGTTTGATTGGTTCTGCATTGTTTGCGATGGTATGAAATATTCCGTCCACGACACTGGGCGGGCTTCTTTCGTCATGTGGTTCAATTGCTGAATTGCCTTGAAGCAATGGAAGCCAAAACTGGCGCATCCATGAATCATCGAAAACGCCTTCTGGCCCGTAGAAGTATCCACTATGTCCAAATTCGAAAAATCGATTGCGAAATTTCTGATGAGTCGCACCACTGAATCCGACCCGCCCAGCCATTCCGGTAAAGAGCACGAGAAGCTGATTTATCACCAACACGAGGTCTTTAGACCCGCAATCGTTAACTACTCTATCAACACTTCCACCCACCAAATCACGCCAAGGGAAGGAACCTCTTAGTACAGAACCGGAAAGAATGATTGTATGAATTTTTGGTCTTTCTTCGCGCGGGATTCCGTGCAGCGCCCAAGCAAGAACGTGTGTTCCAAAGCTGTGTCCGATGACGTCAATTCTCTCCCAGTGTTCTTTCTTGCACCAGGATAACATCTCTCTTCGGAACTTTCTGACGACCAACCAACGAAAAAAAGGTATGATAAATGCTAGGACTGAAAAGTATCCATACTTGTAATTTATGACTTCGATGCAGTCCGCGTCGGGCTCCTTTGAGAGCAGGTTTTCAAGTTGTTCCTGCCAACCACCAAATGTGCGTATACCGTGAACAGTAATCACAAGGCGTCGTGAAGTTCTTCTCTTGCTGGTGTGCATAACAAAAATTTTGCAAATCTAATATGAATAGCAATGTGATGGTTAATAGCAGAAAATGCTCGCTTTCTCAATATTTCCAAAATCAATGTTCCACCCTAGACCATACCCTGTTTGATGAGGGCTAAGACAAGTTTGCTCGCTATTTCACATTTTCCATCGTTACTTCATCGATGCTCGGTCTACTAAGAAAAATTGCTCGGTTGGCTACTAAGGCACATAGAGTTAAGCGTTGGTGACACTTTTAGTAGAACGAGACGTCAGTATCTGTGTCTTTCGAAAACTGTCGTAAGTTGATACGGCCATTGGTTTTTCTATCTGTATAGTAAAAGCCGGATAGTTCCAGTGGGCCATCAGCTTTTTTCGCTGAGTTGCGTACATCCAAAATTGTAGATCCAGTATAAGAAGACCAACCTACATTGGAAGGCGCCGAACGGTACGTATAGTACAATTTATATTGGCCAGCGTCGATTACAGGTGTAGTTTCTAACGAAACAGATTTTGATGTTTCGGTATGAAGGTCAATTTGAGCCTCTATCAAATTCTGCCGTATAATTGCTCTGGCAGGAATTCTTATCCCATTTTCCAAAGTGATTTCTCCTTCCCACGAGCCATTAAGGTCTGGGTAGAGAGAAGAATTGAAGGACTTCAAGACCTTCCAAATGAACCTAGAAGTGACGTTTGTCGTCAAAACTAGCACTACAAGCAGTACCACCCATGGAGCAACGGTAAGAAGACGTACAATGGGCAATTCGCTTTGCAAAAAGCGCTCTGCGCCCACGTAAGCAAGTATGCTTAGGCCGGTGGCCGCAATTGCCACGTAGCGCAGCAGGAAGGTAAAGTTGATTACTCTAAACATTTGCGCTCCATCGAGCTAAAGCTACAAGCTCGGGCTTTTCCAGTGCTTTTGGCGTACAAAAGTGCCACATATGCCTCTCTCAATGTGGGACCAATACCAACAGAAAACGCTAGTTCATCCCCGACTTTACCCTTGATGCTTTGATACAATTTGTCTTCATCCAAATTGCTTTCCTGAGAGTACGCCGTTACACCATCTGCGGCGCAAAATAGGACTTCATAGCCGGCATCAGTCAGTAGCTCCGAAACCTGTTGCGTCTTCAGTTCAACGAGTTCCTTTGTAGATATTAGTGCGCCAACATCATTGGAAAGATAGCACGAGGCGAGTCTCCTTCCTATGTCATCACCATCAACTGTTACGAAGGGCATCCAATGCTCCAAATCAATTTCTTATCGCCTGAGATTCTCGCTAGTGTCGATGCATAAGCAGCTAAGCAGGGTTGGGCCAGCCCAGTTTTTTCACGGGTTTCAGCGGACTTTGAAATTTAGCTACCGCGGGGAGATTTTCCATGTAGTCAGGAGTGTAAATATTAGGAAATCCAACGAGCTTTTAAAGGCCAAACAGTTCGTCCACGAGGGACCGAGCAAACAACTTTGCAAAATCCGCTTTCTGCACGTCGCTGACCTTAGTGCACGGTGAAGCACTTTGTACTGAGGACCCATGGCAGTTGCTGAAGGAATATTCATAAGTGGCCGGTATTCGAATTCAGCGGAAGATTAACAAACGGAGGCGCGACCACTGCATAATTGCGACTTATGCTAAATCTAGAACAGTCTCTGGATCGGGGCAAAATCCGTAATTCTTATACGTGAGATTAATTTCGACCTGCAATGGTTGCCCGGTATTCTAATTGAGGATTTGACATGAAAAAACTTGCAACCATCGACCTGCCCAGAACAAACACCAATGCTTTTGAAGTGCTGGCACGCTGCCAGACCGCAGCCGAACTTGCCGGAGCTGAGCAAGCCAGAATTCAGACTTTTCTGGAGGACGCCGTTCAGGGTGATTATGAGCACTTGTTGCGTGTGGTGAATACCCACTTCGAGGTCTCTAGAGCCAGGACTTGACTAGAGAGGGCCTGGTATGCCGCCAGGCCCCTAACTCAAAATACTCTCAGTCACCGGTAAGGTTACCTGGCAGGCTGACAGCTCATGTTGTGTTTGAGAACCTGGTCATCGCCCACGTAAAACCGGTGCGAATTTCCGACAGTTTCAGGAAAACGAATGTTTCTTCCGGTGATATCTTGAAGGACGATGCCCGCAGTATCACTATTAGACTACATCCTTTCAACCAAGTCCATAAGTCTGAGATAACGATGATCCGCTCTAAGTTCAGGTGAAGTTTCACCAACTAACGCAAGAATTTTCGGTAACTCATAGGGCGGTCGGCTCAAGATCTGGGGCGTCACTGCATTGAGCAGGTCAAGCGTTTCCTCGGGGAACTGAATAGTGATTGGTTCGTCCGTACCAACTTCGCGGGTAAATCGGTAGAATGGGTGACGGTCAGTTTCTACGGGCACCAAAAAACGCTTTACCGCCCTGTACACCACAGGAAAGCTGGTTCCTGTGTCATCAAGCACACCAATCCAAGACTCGACTGACGATGCCGTGCGGTAGATGCGTTCTCGCGGCCAAACTTCATTCAAAAAGGGTGTTACTAGCTTTTCCCAGCCCTCATCGTTCTTTTGGCCGACTTCCCCCAACCACCAGATGAACTGGTTGCGGGTATCGTCGGACATTTCACGTACAATTTGGCGCATCTGCTGCTTGGTGACGCCATCTTCCGAATTGCGTTTGAACAAATACAGGAACCCTAACCATTGCGTAACAACTTTCGCCAAGTCACGATCCCATGTTTGGTTTTCCACCCACTGGACCGCCTCCAGAAGGAGTGGCTTAACCAAAACAGCCAGCGGCGACCATGGAATCCGATTGCTGCATAGGAACCCATTCCAGGCTGGTTCAGCAGCGGTGTGATCAAACGCTAGCATAGGAATGAGTCGGGCTTTCACCCACTCAGGATCAACGTACATCAACCAGTTCAACTTACTAAAGGCAATTGAAACGGCATGGTCGGAACCTTCGCCTGGAGAAGCGAACAACCGTTCAATACGGTTTTTTATGTAGTCTGGAATCAGAGAGTCTTGTTCCTGCTTCTCGCCAGGCACCGCGCGAAACAGAGCCTGAGCACACATT contains:
- a CDS encoding metallophosphoesterase; its protein translation is MNRRCSALIAVFIWTALLACKAAALDVIVISDLNGSYGSVRYDARVDKAIERIVEIDPDLVISTGDMVAGQRIPNLSDKQVRDMWKAFHEAVSDPLEATGIPFAVTPGNHDASAYRGFERERKIYAEEWTPRKPDVDFLVSDDYPFFYAFEMQGVTFASLDATTLGPLSGDQQDRLEELGANGDPIVTFSHLPLWPFAIQREREIIGDPTLEKIYLESGVVLHLSGHHHAFYPGWKDGVAYVSQACLGGGPRRLIGDSARSPHSFTHVTFQPNGEFGIAVYRGPDFERSVNFKSLPNEIRSPNAVLKRLDLVK
- a CDS encoding SdiA-regulated domain-containing protein is translated as MTEHKLLRSKLGFSRCFPKLGTLASYASTTVSFLAWIELAHAESPGLTLIDSFKVADKSEGFSEPSGLSLSNAEGFLWSVSDAEPKLHLLGIDGALGNSFKLPSLAGSDLEGVASRKDGSVLVLQETDRSILVVHPTDPIQLTTIPLTSLKGYSDAAELLVGNPLNKGPEGIAVDPESGRVFIGIEGQPRLLMVVSPELDEIVEMIPLARDAGFISERVDDDELDLSGLAWSPSSRSLWIVSDKGRQIFVYNPESKSVKSISLTFTEDGKQKEVKHPEGIALDETKGLLYVLTDDAKKSRLYVFEQPEL
- a CDS encoding ShlB/FhaC/HecB family hemolysin secretion/activation protein, with protein sequence MRVFSSVVFAIICSLVATASVPRSSIAQTWDIASQHSVSGVTVYDADELLTFAGQLAFNRSGRITAVEVASTITQIYREDGYFLAEAWPGPDGQSIIVDEGRIQTIEIEGVDTRTFQTLEKIFRPLTTAYPITLKRFERAVMLAEDIPDLDVSTELDYPDQAGARLRVLGEPLRKQAGSATLDNPPRELGEALSFYVVQEFYSTLTVGDLLRFEGSGNYNWDKDDEHSLWGALTYRTPLNSNGLYGEIFYGNINAKRDLSGDFARTDIDGENFTVAMGYPVIRDVARYGYLLLDYRLSKADSVSGGVPLSSDASVVGLTYLYGQNYPKGQALEAGLTLSFGDNDNETTDASFDDGDSSFWHLRGGVGYESPLTGLSPNTAWRTEIWGQYTTDRLPSVEEYFLGDRYALRGYRFDEVDGDSGISAIFEVSHSYFPSSQSIHRLTPFAFFDVGYISNNDPASFEVDNATLASTGLGLDIEFKQNLFLSGYVGVPLRDGPLTDSGDPGAYLALTTSW
- a CDS encoding mCpol domain-containing protein; the protein is MPFVTVDGDDIGRRLASCYLSNDVGALISTKELVELKTQQVSELLTDAGYEVLFCAADGVTAYSQESNLDEDKLYQSIKGKVGDELAFSVGIGPTLREAYVALLYAKSTGKARACSFSSMERKCLE